Proteins from a single region of Nocardioides anomalus:
- a CDS encoding calcium-binding protein produces MRAILTAAGLSATLLWLPAAPSSAAPPRCHGQVATIVGTGGDDHLVGTDGPDVIVGLGGADRIDGRGGDDVICGGANRGVGQRQTEGDDIDGGPGSDWIDPGRDRRRVSAQGHPDVLRYARAASGIRADLSSRTGTVTVGPDTDTIRVAEGLWVLGSRFDDVIVGTRFDDDLEGNKGADLLQGGPGDDGLDELSGIWSQPDHDADRLEGGPGDDSVQATGGADALDGGDGDDFLYEQGYDLGTSMLGGPGDDDLFAYYDETADRVLDAGEGVDLLEVQWWGTEDPAVSLVVDAGTGQVRTSVAAQAVLTATGVERWAPSVEQPVTFLGTAGPDWVDARMTHHLTAQTLAGDDVVKGSDYSDTIDAGDGYDKVDGRRGRDTCTGAEQVKRCEGQGGTG; encoded by the coding sequence ATGAGAGCGATCCTGACCGCCGCCGGCCTGAGCGCCACCCTGCTGTGGCTCCCCGCCGCCCCGTCGTCCGCCGCGCCGCCCCGCTGCCACGGCCAGGTGGCGACGATCGTCGGCACCGGTGGCGACGACCACCTCGTCGGCACCGACGGCCCCGACGTCATCGTCGGCCTCGGTGGCGCCGACCGGATCGACGGTCGCGGCGGCGACGACGTGATCTGCGGCGGCGCCAACCGGGGTGTCGGCCAGAGGCAGACCGAGGGCGACGACATCGACGGTGGACCGGGCAGCGACTGGATCGACCCCGGTCGCGACCGCAGGCGGGTCAGCGCCCAGGGCCACCCCGACGTCCTGCGCTATGCCCGAGCCGCCTCCGGCATCCGGGCCGACCTGTCCTCGCGGACGGGCACCGTCACGGTCGGCCCGGACACCGACACCATCCGGGTGGCCGAGGGGTTGTGGGTGCTCGGCAGCAGGTTCGACGACGTCATCGTGGGGACCCGCTTCGACGACGACCTCGAGGGCAACAAGGGCGCCGACCTGCTCCAGGGCGGTCCGGGCGACGACGGCCTCGACGAGCTGAGCGGCATCTGGTCACAGCCCGACCACGACGCCGACCGCTTGGAGGGCGGTCCTGGCGACGACAGCGTCCAGGCCACCGGCGGAGCCGATGCGCTGGACGGCGGGGACGGCGACGACTTCCTCTACGAGCAGGGCTACGACCTGGGCACGAGCATGCTCGGTGGTCCCGGGGACGACGACCTGTTCGCCTACTACGACGAGACCGCGGACCGGGTCCTCGATGCGGGCGAGGGCGTGGACCTGCTCGAGGTGCAGTGGTGGGGCACCGAGGACCCGGCCGTGTCGCTGGTGGTCGACGCCGGCACGGGCCAGGTCCGGACGTCCGTGGCCGCCCAGGCCGTGCTGACAGCGACCGGGGTCGAGCGGTGGGCGCCGAGCGTGGAGCAGCCGGTCACGTTCCTGGGCACGGCGGGTCCGGACTGGGTCGACGCCCGGATGACGCACCACCTCACCGCCCAGACCCTCGCCGGCGACGACGTGGTGAAGGGCTCGGACTACAGCGACACCATCGACGCCGGCGACGGCTACGACAAGGTCGACGGCCGCCGGGGGCGCGACACCTGCACCGGCGCCGAGCAGGTCAAGCGCTGCGAGGGCCAGGGCGGAACCGGGTGA
- a CDS encoding acyl-CoA dehydrogenase family protein: MTSFDLSREHEEFRQSVREFAEAEIAPYAAQWDREHHFPADVVQQMGKLGLFGLTAPEEYGGAGEDGDFTSLCVAIEEIGRVDQSMGITLEAAVGLGINPIQTYGTAEQKQRWLPDLVAGQTLAGFGLTEPGAGSDAGATKTRAELADGEWVVNGAKQFITNSGSDITSVVAVTARTGTRPGPDGDRPEISAILVPSGTPGFTAEKAYDKLGWHASDTHPLSFEDCRVPEAHLLGERGRGYAQFLATLDDGRVAIAALAVGCIQACLDLSLQYAGERQTFGGPIGRKQGVAFQIADLEVMLHAGRALTYRAAAMKDSMSEGQGASTKAFKQAAAVAKLYTTEAAVSATRIATQVFGGYGFMEEYPVARFYRDAKVLEIGEGTSEVQRMLIARGLGLPVE, translated from the coding sequence ATGACCAGCTTCGACCTGAGCCGTGAGCACGAGGAGTTCCGGCAGAGCGTCCGGGAGTTCGCCGAGGCCGAGATCGCGCCGTACGCCGCGCAGTGGGACCGCGAGCACCACTTCCCGGCGGACGTGGTGCAGCAGATGGGCAAGCTCGGGCTCTTCGGGCTCACCGCGCCGGAGGAGTACGGCGGCGCGGGGGAGGACGGCGACTTCACCAGCCTGTGCGTGGCGATCGAGGAGATCGGGCGCGTCGACCAGTCGATGGGCATCACGCTCGAGGCGGCGGTGGGGCTGGGCATCAACCCGATCCAGACCTACGGCACCGCGGAGCAGAAGCAGCGGTGGCTGCCGGACCTGGTGGCCGGACAGACGCTGGCCGGGTTCGGGCTGACCGAGCCGGGCGCGGGCTCCGACGCCGGCGCCACGAAGACCAGGGCCGAGCTCGCGGACGGCGAGTGGGTGGTCAACGGCGCCAAGCAGTTCATCACCAACTCCGGCTCCGACATCACCTCGGTGGTCGCGGTGACCGCTCGCACGGGCACGCGCCCCGGCCCGGACGGGGATCGGCCGGAGATCAGCGCGATCCTGGTGCCGAGCGGCACGCCGGGCTTCACGGCCGAGAAGGCCTACGACAAGCTCGGGTGGCACGCCTCGGACACCCACCCGCTGAGCTTCGAGGACTGCCGGGTCCCCGAGGCCCACCTGCTCGGCGAGCGGGGCCGCGGCTACGCGCAGTTCCTGGCCACGCTGGACGACGGCCGGGTCGCCATCGCCGCGCTGGCGGTGGGCTGCATCCAGGCCTGCCTCGACCTGTCCCTGCAGTACGCCGGCGAGCGGCAGACCTTCGGCGGCCCGATCGGCCGCAAGCAGGGCGTGGCCTTCCAGATCGCCGACCTCGAGGTGATGCTGCACGCCGGTCGGGCGCTGACCTACCGCGCCGCGGCGATGAAGGACAGCATGAGCGAGGGGCAGGGCGCCTCGACGAAGGCGTTCAAGCAGGCGGCCGCGGTGGCCAAGCTCTACACCACCGAGGCGGCGGTCAGCGCGACGCGGATCGCGACCCAGGTCTTCGGCGGCTACGGCTTCATGGAGGAGTACCCCGTGGCCCGCTTCTACCGCGACGCCAAGGTCCTGGAGATCGGTGAGGGCACCAGCGAGGTGCAGCGGATGCTCATCGCGCGGGGGCTCGGGCTGCCCGTCGAGTAG
- a CDS encoding acetyl/propionyl/methylcrotonyl-CoA carboxylase subunit alpha — protein sequence MPETTSLQKVLIANRGEIAVRVIRACKDAGIGSVAVYADPDRDAMHVRLADEAHALGGSTPAESYLDIEKIVRLARESGADSVHPGYGFLAENADFAQAVIDAGLTWIGPPPAAIEALGDKAKAKHIAVKANAPLAPGTKDPLADADEAVAFAREFGLPIAIKAVFGGGGRGLKVARTLEEIPDAYESAVREAVAAFGRGECLVEKFLDKPRHVETQCLADQHGNVVVVSTRDCSLQRRNQKLVEEAPAPFLSDEQLTELYESSKRILKEAGYHGAGTCEFLVAQDGSISFLEVNTRLQVEHCVSEEVTGLDLVREMFRIAAGEELGYDDPEIRGHSIEFRINAEDGGRNFMPAPGTLSAWSPPSGPGVRLDGGYENGETIPGSFDSLIAKLIVTGRDRTQALERSRRALDEFVVDGMPTVIPFHQTVVRDPAYVGPSNPSGEGSFDVYTQWIETDFDNQLQPYAGDAAQAEEQGERQTVVVEVGGKRLEVVLPGGLGAVAVAGGGAGGAKKPKRAAGKKAGAAASGDAVTSPMQGTIVKVVVEEGQQVAEGDTVVVIEAMKMEQPLKAHKAGTVTGLQAEVGATVTNGAVICELKD from the coding sequence GTGCCGGAGACCACGTCGTTGCAGAAGGTGCTGATCGCCAACCGAGGCGAGATCGCGGTCCGGGTCATCCGGGCCTGCAAGGACGCCGGGATCGGCAGCGTGGCGGTCTACGCCGACCCCGACCGCGACGCGATGCACGTGCGGCTGGCCGACGAGGCGCACGCGCTGGGCGGGTCGACGCCGGCCGAGTCCTACCTCGACATCGAGAAGATCGTGAGGCTCGCCCGGGAGTCCGGAGCGGACTCGGTGCACCCGGGCTACGGGTTCCTGGCCGAGAACGCCGACTTCGCGCAGGCGGTCATCGACGCGGGGCTGACCTGGATCGGGCCGCCGCCGGCGGCGATCGAGGCCCTGGGCGACAAGGCCAAGGCCAAGCACATCGCGGTCAAGGCCAACGCCCCGCTGGCACCCGGCACCAAGGACCCGCTCGCGGACGCCGACGAGGCGGTGGCGTTCGCCCGGGAGTTCGGGTTGCCGATCGCGATCAAGGCGGTCTTCGGCGGCGGCGGGCGCGGGCTGAAGGTGGCGCGCACGCTCGAGGAGATCCCCGACGCCTACGAGTCGGCGGTGCGCGAGGCGGTGGCGGCGTTCGGCCGGGGCGAGTGCCTGGTCGAGAAGTTCCTGGACAAGCCACGCCACGTCGAGACCCAGTGCCTGGCCGACCAGCACGGCAACGTCGTGGTGGTCTCGACCCGCGACTGCTCGCTGCAGCGGCGCAACCAGAAGCTCGTCGAGGAGGCGCCGGCGCCGTTCCTGTCCGACGAGCAGCTGACCGAGCTCTACGAGTCGTCGAAGCGGATCCTCAAGGAGGCCGGCTACCACGGCGCCGGGACGTGCGAGTTCCTGGTCGCCCAGGACGGCTCCATCTCCTTCCTCGAGGTCAACACCCGCCTGCAGGTCGAGCACTGCGTCTCCGAGGAGGTCACCGGGCTCGACCTGGTCCGCGAGATGTTCCGGATCGCGGCCGGCGAGGAGCTCGGGTACGACGACCCGGAGATCCGCGGGCACTCCATCGAGTTCCGCATCAACGCCGAGGACGGCGGCCGCAACTTCATGCCGGCCCCGGGCACCCTGTCGGCCTGGAGCCCGCCGAGCGGCCCCGGCGTCCGCCTGGACGGCGGCTACGAGAACGGCGAGACCATCCCGGGCTCGTTCGACTCCCTCATCGCCAAGCTCATCGTCACCGGCCGCGACCGCACCCAGGCGCTGGAGCGCTCGCGCCGCGCGCTGGACGAGTTCGTGGTCGACGGCATGCCCACGGTGATCCCGTTCCACCAGACGGTGGTCCGCGACCCGGCGTACGTCGGCCCGTCCAACCCGTCGGGCGAGGGCTCCTTCGACGTCTACACGCAGTGGATCGAGACCGACTTCGACAACCAGCTCCAGCCCTACGCCGGCGACGCGGCCCAGGCCGAGGAGCAGGGCGAGCGGCAGACCGTGGTGGTCGAGGTCGGCGGCAAGCGGCTCGAGGTCGTGCTCCCCGGCGGGCTCGGCGCGGTCGCCGTGGCCGGCGGCGGGGCGGGCGGCGCCAAGAAGCCGAAGCGCGCGGCCGGCAAGAAGGCCGGCGCGGCGGCCAGCGGCGACGCGGTCACCTCGCCGATGCAGGGCACGATCGTCAAGGTCGTCGTCGAGGAGGGCCAGCAGGTCGCCGAGGGCGACACCGTGGTGGTCATCGAGGCGATGAAGATGGAGCAGCCGCTGAAGGCCCACAAGGCCGGCACCGTCACCGGTCTGCAGGCCGAGGTCGGCGCCACGGTGACCAACGGCGCGGTCATCTGCGAGCTGAAGGACTGA
- a CDS encoding glucose-1-phosphate adenylyltransferase family protein: protein MPRRRVLALVQAGGQGGRMDVLTRERAKPALPFAGVHQLVDFPLSNLTHSGVSDVWLSLQYQGSTLQEMVANGRPWDLDRNLGGLRILLPHEGTGGMDEEGFARGNADELFRFRDEMASFDPDVVLVMSADHVYRIDHGDVLDAHQAHGAECTVVVVESPEGDDPSDHGVVEVGDDDRVTGFAYKPDEPASSTIAAEIMVYDPTVLREVLEDLHRELGADADEGDTGLGDFGDHLLPRLVERGATYAFRHDGYWRDLGQPHHYLRAHHEVLTDDRDVLSVPDWPVLSRLPQRVPARVLDGGEVVDSLLSPGARVSGLVRRSVLGPGVVVEAGAEVHDSVVFNDTVVRGGARLHWAVVDSDCEIGADARLGGPDGEAALSDPDAVTLVGRGSTVTGEHPAGSRFEPGSE from the coding sequence ATGCCCCGACGCCGCGTGCTCGCCCTCGTCCAGGCCGGCGGCCAGGGCGGCCGGATGGACGTGCTCACCCGCGAGCGCGCCAAGCCGGCGCTGCCCTTCGCGGGCGTGCACCAGCTGGTCGACTTCCCGCTGTCCAACCTGACCCACTCCGGCGTCAGCGACGTGTGGCTCTCGCTGCAGTACCAGGGCTCGACCCTGCAGGAGATGGTGGCCAATGGTCGTCCGTGGGACCTCGACCGCAACCTCGGCGGCCTGCGGATCCTGCTGCCGCACGAGGGCACGGGCGGGATGGACGAGGAGGGATTCGCGCGGGGCAACGCCGACGAGCTGTTCCGCTTCCGCGACGAGATGGCGTCCTTCGACCCCGACGTGGTCCTGGTGATGAGCGCCGACCACGTCTACCGCATCGACCACGGGGACGTCCTCGACGCGCACCAGGCGCACGGCGCGGAGTGCACGGTCGTCGTGGTCGAGTCGCCCGAGGGCGACGACCCCAGCGACCACGGCGTGGTCGAGGTCGGGGACGACGACCGGGTCACCGGCTTCGCCTACAAGCCCGACGAGCCGGCCAGCAGCACCATCGCGGCCGAGATCATGGTCTACGACCCCACCGTGCTGCGGGAGGTGCTCGAGGATCTGCACCGCGAGCTGGGCGCCGACGCCGACGAGGGCGACACCGGGCTGGGCGACTTCGGCGACCACCTGCTGCCGCGCCTGGTCGAGCGCGGCGCGACGTACGCGTTCCGTCACGACGGCTACTGGCGCGACCTGGGCCAGCCGCACCACTACCTGCGCGCGCACCACGAGGTGCTGACCGACGACCGCGACGTGCTGTCGGTGCCGGACTGGCCGGTGCTGTCGCGGCTGCCGCAGCGGGTGCCCGCCCGCGTGCTGGACGGCGGCGAGGTCGTGGACAGCCTGCTCTCTCCCGGCGCCCGGGTGAGCGGCCTGGTGCGCCGCAGCGTGCTCGGGCCCGGCGTCGTGGTCGAGGCCGGCGCCGAGGTGCACGACAGCGTGGTCTTCAACGACACCGTCGTGCGCGGCGGCGCCCGCCTGCACTGGGCGGTGGTGGACAGCGACTGCGAGATCGGGGCGGACGCGCGGCTCGGCGGTCCCGACGGCGAGGCGGCGCTCAGCGACCCGGACGCGGTCACCCTGGTCGGACGGGGGAGCACGGTGACCGGTGAGCACCCGGCGGGGAGCCGGTTCGAGCCCGGGAGCGAGTGA
- a CDS encoding PH domain-containing protein encodes MPAVPSLREPSQRVSPRARLMWTAEALLQVLVMSIVPIVLIGPVDLFDVPWWAWVLFGLALAAYVAVVPSWRYLVHRWEVTETAVYTQTGWWARERRIAPMSRIQTVDLVEGALARLFRLATVTATTASAAGALEIAGLDRDVARRLADDLTLRADTVEGDAT; translated from the coding sequence GTGCCCGCCGTCCCCTCGCTGCGCGAGCCGAGCCAGCGGGTCAGCCCGCGTGCGCGGCTGATGTGGACCGCCGAGGCCCTGCTCCAGGTCCTGGTCATGAGCATCGTGCCGATCGTGCTCATCGGCCCGGTCGACCTGTTCGACGTGCCGTGGTGGGCGTGGGTGCTGTTCGGGCTCGCGCTGGCGGCGTACGTCGCGGTCGTGCCGAGCTGGCGCTACCTCGTGCACCGCTGGGAGGTGACCGAGACCGCGGTCTACACCCAGACCGGGTGGTGGGCGCGGGAGCGGCGGATCGCGCCGATGTCGCGGATCCAGACCGTGGACCTGGTCGAGGGCGCGCTCGCGCGGCTGTTCCGGCTGGCCACGGTCACCGCGACCACGGCCAGCGCGGCCGGCGCGCTCGAGATCGCCGGGCTCGACCGCGACGTGGCCCGACGGCTGGCCGACGACCTCACGCTGCGGGCCGACACCGTCGAGGGTGATGCCACCTGA
- a CDS encoding benzoate/H(+) symporter BenE family transporter — translation MVGWTSSFAVVLTGLRQVGASEAEAASGLLVVSVLMGLGSLLFSWRTRMPVTLAWSTPGAALLAGAARPDGGYAAAVGAFVVAALLYLLTALVRPLGHWVQQIPASLANAMLAGVLLTLCVEPFRALAADWTAVAPVLATWLVLTWLAPRYATPAAFVAAVVVITATGALGELGARDLVPQVTWTTPHADLAAAVAIGLPLYLVTMTSQNIPGVAVLASFGYRAPLRGVLAYAGLTGAATAGAGGYSVNLAAISAALSAGPPAGPDPQRRWVAGVSNGVTAVVLGVAASAVATVAVAAPEGVLETVAGVALLGTFGASAAAALADPDQREAAAVTFVVAASGFALGGVGAAFWSLVAGGLVLAVTRFRPGPRSA, via the coding sequence CTGGTCGGCTGGACCTCGTCGTTCGCGGTCGTCCTCACCGGCCTGCGGCAGGTCGGCGCGAGCGAGGCCGAGGCCGCCTCCGGGCTGCTGGTCGTCTCGGTCCTCATGGGGCTCGGGTCGCTGCTCTTCTCCTGGCGGACCCGGATGCCGGTGACCCTCGCCTGGTCGACGCCGGGCGCGGCCCTGCTGGCCGGCGCGGCCCGGCCCGACGGCGGGTACGCCGCCGCGGTCGGCGCGTTCGTCGTGGCCGCCCTGCTCTACCTGCTCACCGCGCTGGTCCGCCCGCTCGGTCACTGGGTGCAGCAGATCCCGGCCTCGCTGGCCAACGCGATGCTGGCCGGCGTGCTGCTGACGCTGTGCGTGGAGCCGTTCCGGGCCCTGGCCGCGGACTGGACCGCCGTGGCGCCGGTGCTGGCCACCTGGCTGGTCCTCACCTGGCTGGCCCCGCGCTACGCCACGCCGGCGGCCTTCGTCGCCGCCGTCGTCGTCATCACCGCGACCGGGGCGCTGGGCGAGCTCGGCGCCCGTGACCTCGTCCCGCAGGTCACCTGGACCACCCCACACGCCGACCTCGCGGCCGCGGTGGCCATCGGCCTGCCGCTCTACCTCGTCACCATGACCAGCCAGAACATCCCCGGCGTCGCGGTGCTCGCCTCCTTCGGCTACCGCGCTCCGCTGCGCGGGGTCCTGGCGTACGCCGGGCTGACCGGGGCCGCCACCGCCGGCGCCGGCGGCTACTCGGTCAACCTGGCCGCCATCTCGGCCGCGCTCTCCGCGGGACCGCCCGCCGGACCGGACCCGCAGCGCCGCTGGGTCGCGGGCGTCAGCAACGGGGTGACCGCGGTCGTCCTCGGCGTCGCCGCCTCCGCGGTGGCCACGGTCGCGGTGGCCGCGCCCGAGGGGGTGCTCGAGACCGTGGCCGGGGTCGCCCTGCTCGGCACCTTCGGCGCCTCGGCGGCGGCGGCCCTGGCCGACCCCGACCAGCGCGAGGCGGCGGCGGTGACCTTCGTGGTGGCCGCGTCCGGCTTCGCGCTGGGCGGCGTCGGCGCGGCGTTCTGGTCCCTGGTGGCCGGCGGCCTGGTGCTGGCCGTCACCCGGTTCCGCCCTGGCCCTCGCAGCGCTTGA